One genomic region from Gadus morhua chromosome 9, gadMor3.0, whole genome shotgun sequence encodes:
- the iqub gene encoding LOW QUALITY PROTEIN: IQ and ubiquitin-like domain-containing protein (The sequence of the model RefSeq protein was modified relative to this genomic sequence to represent the inferred CDS: inserted 2 bases in 2 codons; deleted 1 base in 1 codon), which produces MSGEGPGEKDGEDGKRPGERDEEDGERPGEGPGERDGEEGRRPEGRSPGERDEEDGKRDGEKDGEDEELQGSREDVGSPTATVKVVLMPGGVVVTMAFPISLTIQDLKVHFSSRLRVPASVLMVSLNGSEVEEHQPLVDELGVLPQAPPQLEVRSSNPRQHPLRPDPPSTLTGMADLLTVRLHKGGGYQEVVVEVERPXQEKVFLGGYRQRQTGVLFHHAAVQTQPRPRPPRLVEVHSRDTQTVLVQEQSQQCSITTSTQMTSVGFYVSCTKDRLVXPGNYTPAQVYHARRLAAVLMLQSYVRRWRAVRLVKELRRDKERRLAWLKERQRRSREEEEEQRKAELKRRRNPQRKEDFSLLYSYLERWRQEEVQRISSTLEGAERKAALCALLEEESRHIASLGSHQQASLLRLQDAATRALLLQVAAPCRWQGRDGMFLTMATPSSVRARELQELYEVIAARDPAPTSEERLEALMKLRDTVTGYNCQLTRDLVELIDREAELRRREVKPANLEGLKKRISTLFLQFVKTPTFNPAVGRLQARVEEERVPQRSDQGSQTPHGVQPLQVCRACGGCLAPNQLTVSAGPRSAPRCGPCTVLENQGRLRRDLNPYRSLLARLRAVEERLHPQDHMTHLLEEEDMRYLVEVVWGGRSALSGAPGPQGLVMGPWEPRQAWSPWNCLLLTREENQAHLLVPDPHQAYGAALVRSVRLKHLLARNHFTQITSTLPRLQYALGNQLVARPIPMETGTAEPC; this is translated from the exons atgTCAG gggagggaCCCGGAGAGAAAGACGGGGAGGACGGGAAGAGACCCGGAGagagggacgaggaggacggggagagacCCGGGGAGGGAcccggggagagagacggggaggaagggaggagaccCGAAGGGAGGAGTCCCGGAGagagggacgaggaggacgggaagagagacggggagaaagACGGGGAGGACGAGGAGTTGCAGGGAAGCAGAGAAGATGTTGGGAGCCCCACTGCAACAG TGAAGGTGGTCCTGATGCCAGGGGGCGTGGTCGTTACCATGGCGTTCCCCATCTCCCTCACCATCCAGGACCTGAAGGTCCACTTCTCCTCCCGGCTCAGAGTGCCTGCCAGCGTCCTGATGGTCTCTCTGAACG GgagtgaggtggaggagcaccAGCCCCTGGTGGATGAGTTGGGGGTCCTGCCCCAGGCACCGCCCCAGCTGGAGGTGCGCTCCAGTAACCCACGGCAACACCCCCTGCGCCCGGAccctccctctaccctc aCGGGCATGGCTGACCTGCTGACGGTGCGCCTGCACAAAG ggggggggtaccaggaggttgtggtggaggtggagcgtC CCCAGGAGAAGGTGTTCCTCGGGGGGTACAGACAGCGTCAGACGGGGGTCCTTTTCCACCACGCCGCCGTCCAGAcgcagccccgcccccgccccccccggctAGTGGAGGTCCACAGCCGGGACACACAG ACCGTACTGGTTCAGGAACAGTCCCAGCAGtgctccatcaccacctccacccagatgACCTCCGTTGGCTTCTACGTCTCCTGCACAAAGGACAGGCTGG GCCCTGGCAACTACACCCCCGCCCAGGTGTACCACGCCCGGAGGCTGGCAGCG GTGCTGATGCTGCAGAGCTACGTGCGGCGGTGGCGGGCGGTCCGTCTGGTGAAGGAGCTCCGAAGGGACAAGGAGCGCAGGCTGGCCTGGCTgaaggagaggcagaggagaagcagggaggaggaggaggagcagaggaaagCTGAGCTAAAGCGCCGGAGAAACCCACAGAGAAAAGAGGACTTCAGCCTTCTATACAGCTACCTGGAGA ggtggaggcaggaggaggtgcagcgtATCTCCTCCACCCtagaaggagcagagaggaaggcTGCGCTGTGCgccctgctggaggaggagagccgcCACATCGCCTCCCTGGGGAGCCACCAGCAGGCCTCCCTGCTGCGCCTCCAGGACGCGGCCACCCGggccctgctcctccag gtcgcGGCCCCTTGCCGCTGGCAGGGGCGTGACGGCATGTTTCTGACGATGGCCACGCCCAGCAGCGTGCGTGCCCGCGAGCTGCAGGAGCTCTACGAGGTCATCGCCGCCCGGGATCCCGCCCCCACGTcagaggagaggctggaggcGCTGATGAAGCTCAGGGACACCGTCACC GGATACAACTGCCAGCTGACGCGGGACCTTGTGGAGTTGATTGACAGGGAGGCGGAGCTAAGGAGGCGCGAGGTGAAGCCGGCCAACCTGGAGGGTCTAAAGAAGAGGATCTCCACACTCTTCCTCCAGTTCGTCAAGACGCCGACCTTTAACCCTGCCGTGGGCCGGCTGCAAG cgagggtggaggaggagagg GTTCCCCAGCGGTCAGACCAGGGGTCCCAGACCCCCCATGGGGTCCAGCCCCTCCAGGTGTGTCGTGCATGCGGGGGCTGCCTGGCCCCCAACCAGCTGACAGTGTCGGCCGGCCCGCGCTCCGCCCCCCGCTGCGGGCCCTGCACGGTCCTGGAGAACCAGGGCCGCCTGCGCCGGGACCTCAACCCCTACAGGAGCCTCCTGGCCAGGCTACGGGCCGTGGAGGAGAGGCTCCACCCCCAGGACCACATGACCCACCTGCTGGAG GAGGAGGACATGCGctacctggtggaggtggtgtggggcGGGCGGTCGGCCCTGAGCGGGGCCCCCGGGCCCCAGGGCCTGGTGATGGGCCCCTGGGAGCCACGCCAAGCCTGGAGCCCCTGGAACTGTCTGCTGCTCACCAGGGAGGAGAACCAGGCCCACCTGCTGGTCCCAGACCCACACCAG GCGTACGGCGCGGCCTTGGTGCGCTCGGTGAGGCTGAAGCACCTGCTGGCCAGAAACCACTTCACCCAGATCACCTCCACGCTTCCACGCCTCCAGTACGCCCTCGGCAACCAGCTGGTCGCCAGGCCCATCCCCATGGAAACCGGCACTGCAGAGCCCTGCTAG